The Pseudomonas sp. TH06 genome has a window encoding:
- a CDS encoding autotransporter-associated beta strand repeat-containing protein — translation MEARFGVALVSRFSPLSLAVHLSVAGLLFGGVSEQAFATCSAAGSTITCSGVPTLPLFLNDYSSATSGLTVNVANGAQMNATLGGKVINLTGANINLNNSGTLDPALLGLVSILSGGAFIGTGATSTVSIVNNTTGLIRGTGMLLGLNLTSIDGLGIAVNNSVSGTTTITNDGTITSTGLSVGGITLADTPVVGVYGGSQVNMTNSASGTINGRIAFETSVAGNTFTNAGNITGGVSMGAGSTNTFYAITGSSVNVGDGVQVSAGLGGLIGVNLTFAPTGTIDGGAAGTNTLILQNPIGLGGGTTGTGTASSSTYVNFNNLTLNSGTWTLQGPLVSGATTLNGGVAQFNNNATFGSGVITSNGGIIQASNAGLNLSNLISLGAGGLTVQGTNGSTLSGVISGSGGLTKIGSGQLNLNGINTYTGNTLLNGGVVAVGNNSAFSTGGITIGGSTSLSTSGPISLSNALTLNSTMTATGTGALTLGGVISGAANLTKTGSGSLTLNGINTYTGITTLSAGTLRVGNNNALGTGVLNTSTGTSLDSTANVTLANNVGITGALNVLGSNALTLSGIVSGTGGITKSGSASLTLTGNNTNSGTTALNGGTLLVGSNTALGTSALSAAAGTTLDATTAVTLANALSLAADLTIGGTQALGLSGVISGAGNLIKSGTANLTLSGNNTFSGGTALNNGTLIVGSNTALGTGALTTATGTTLDASTTVALSNAVALGGNLNVAGNANLTLGGVVSGSGGLTKNGAANLILNGANTFSGGTTLNAGTLTVGNAAALGSGSLTVANAATLDSNTSVILNNNVALNGNLAIGGSSGMILGGVLSGASQLIKNGTANLTLNGANTFTGGTALNAGSLTVGNGAALGTGTLTVGGAGGSLNSSANVTLNNAIALNANLTVGVANPLTLGGVISGGSNLIKGGTSTLTLTGNNTYTGATSLNAGTLIVGSNTALGTGVLNAGNTTTLDASTATSLANNVNLGGNVTIGGSNALTLAGVVSGVGGLTKSGPADLILNGANTYFGNTALNVGKLIVGSNTAIGSGALNAAAGTTLDTNTAVTLGNQVNLAGAMNIGGSADLTLTGTVAGAGSLVKNGAANLNLNGTNTYVGGTTLNAGSVTVGNSSALGTGALTVGGAATLDSSSPLASLANAVVLNAALSVGGTQDLTLGGVISGAGQLIKNGAANLTVNGTNTYSGGSTLNAGTLTLGSAGALGSGGLTVGGASTLDTSTGMTVGNNITLNAGLTLAGSNTLNLSGVIDGAGSLTKDGFGDLTLSGNNTFTGALNIASGSLTTVSSGALGNTSGANISAGASLYLNSSASLDGLSGSGSVQIAGGNTLTVGGVSNTSTFDGDLGGSGALTKVGTGTLNLTGSSGITGNTNVNGGTLNLTGSLASSQLNVNNGATLTGTGSALGFITINSGGHLALSSGNTLSASSLILTANSNVDASLATPSTTSLMNIGGNLTLDGNLNVTDAGGFGVGVYRLFNYIGALTDNGLTVAGVPVGYGLGDILVQTLGNQVNLIVSAPNTNLRFWDGSQTIPNGTVDGGSGTWNAGGTNWTNSNGTLNQTWAGDFAVFQGTAGTVSVNGTQLFTGMQFLTDGYNVVNGTSGLLTAVNGSGGTTAMRVDPGVTATVGVNIDGSGIINKLDAGTLVLNGANSYSGGTQLDGGTLVVGSNTALGTGALIANAGTQLDSNTAVTLANAATLNGNLTVLGSNALTLNGVISGTGGLIKNGSASLTLGGNNAFLGPVALNAGGLILASNSALGSATLNAANGTTLDASGTFTAGNAINLAGNVGIVGSNDLTLSGAINGAGSLTKNGAANLILSGANNFLGGVTLNAGTLTAGSNGALGLGNLTVAGASSLDSNTSVSLGNNVVLNANLTNTGTSDVALSGVVSGAGGLIKNGASNLTLNGINSYSGGTTLNAGTVTLGTSAGLGSGAVTVAGASTLDTTAPLVLANNINVNANLSVAGNNNLTLGGVIAGAGTLTKNGLADLTLSGNNTFSGTFDVQSGSLTTLGNSALGSNAGVNLGAAATLNLGGSGSLASLTGSGTALIGGGNTLGIGGNNASSIFDGVLTGAGELNKLGTGTLTLTGINSLTGNTTVNAGTLNVNGSLDSASVLVNSGGTLAGSGALGGAVTVADGGHLAGVTGNTLSVNSLVLNANSNFDVGLGTPVSGGGNALVNVGGNLTLDGTLNVSDIGGFGSGVYRLINYTGGLTDNGMLIGTVPGSVTPGDLTLQTALANQINLLVTAPGVTVQFWDGNQLIANGSVDGGSGTWGTGTTNWTDVNGTTNQAWTNNFAVFQGTAGTVTVNGAQTITGMQFVTDGYSLQNGTAGSLNLVNGSLGNATVRVDPNATATIGVALNGAGTLGKYDTGTLVLNAANGYTGGTALNGGKIVVGNNAALGTGVLTAANGTALDSHTAVTLGNDVVLNGGLTVAGSNALTLGGVVSGSGSLIKTGASSLTLNGSNTYSGGTQLGGGTLILGNNSALSSGALSVTGNGSLDSTSALQLANAINLGAQLTLAGNQNTSLIGAITGSGSLLKNGTGDLVLSGANTYSGGTTLNGGNTTGDSSSLQGAIVNNAALTFAQNADGSYTGNLTGTGTLNKTGSGQLLLTGNNTFTGNTSVQAGNLIVNGVLNSANVNVASGAKIGGGGQLGGAVQLASGATLLGGGTATPLSVGSLALSSGTNLDFSLGSAASSTTVVNVAGNLTLDGTLNISNAGGFGTGVYQLFSYGGSLTDNGLVYGSLPVSAANLTLQTAIANQINLLVQGTPGEVQFWNGGTTNPDGSIGGGSGVWGPGTNWTDPTGTQALASNGQFAVFGGQGGTVTVQGNQNFTGLQFLASGYSLVPGAGGTLTPVNGADGSLAPVRVNAGGSAEISTPLVGTGGIEKLDSGTLILSGANTYSGGTTVSGGTLIGNTTSLQGNILNNASLVFQQNVNGQFNGRLNGLGAMLKRGAGTLLLTGDQPFSGTVSVDQGVLQVGSRAARASLGGQVTVANGAGLSGNGSVGSVVNHGVVASGAEAGTLSVAGNLTNASDGVLALTVSSPTATPLAVGGTASLGGGLQVNSLAPFTGNTTYSLITAGGGVTGTFSSADLPQYAFLDSSLVYGADSVTLAVSRNGNSFADVAATGNQSATASALSRNGAAGAALQNQIVNLSVAGARNAFDSLSGEIHASTASAILEDSRYVREAVNDRMRQPSCSAPDDPRRALAPSDNQLSSNGCHGEMVGWARALGAWGESDGDSNSAKLDRNLSGFLLGTDKQIDDQWRVGMAAGYTRSDLDAHDRRSDATVDSYHLAAYLNSQFDALAVRLGAAYSWHDIETKRNVSVGTYNDRLKANYDARSAQVFGEVGYTIDAAGIALEPFAGLAYVNYDTDKAKEKGGVGRLEADADQDITFSTLGLRAGKVITLSNGGQFTPRAAIGWRHAFGDTKPDADLTFIDGGASFSTQGVPIAKDSAIVEAGVDFQISPTGKLGVGYSGQLSNDSNDHAMTISFSLGF, via the coding sequence GTGGAAGCAAGGTTTGGTGTCGCCCTCGTTTCGCGTTTTTCCCCACTTTCCCTTGCTGTGCACCTGAGCGTCGCCGGGCTTCTGTTCGGCGGCGTCAGCGAGCAGGCGTTTGCGACCTGCTCGGCAGCAGGTTCGACGATTACCTGTTCGGGCGTGCCGACGCTGCCGCTGTTTCTCAATGACTACAGCAGTGCCACCAGCGGATTGACGGTCAACGTCGCCAACGGCGCGCAGATGAACGCGACACTTGGCGGCAAGGTCATCAACCTGACCGGGGCCAACATCAACCTGAACAACTCCGGCACCCTCGACCCGGCGTTGCTGGGCCTGGTCTCGATCCTCAGTGGCGGCGCATTCATCGGCACCGGCGCGACCAGCACGGTGAGCATCGTCAACAACACTACCGGGCTCATTCGCGGTACCGGCATGTTGCTCGGCCTCAACCTGACCAGCATCGATGGGCTGGGGATTGCCGTGAACAACTCGGTGTCGGGTACTACGACCATCACCAACGACGGCACGATTACCTCGACCGGACTGTCGGTCGGCGGGATCACACTGGCCGATACGCCAGTGGTCGGGGTCTATGGCGGTTCGCAAGTCAACATGACCAACAGTGCCAGTGGCACGATCAACGGCCGGATCGCGTTCGAGACTTCGGTAGCGGGCAACACCTTCACCAACGCCGGCAACATCACCGGCGGCGTGTCGATGGGCGCGGGCAGTACCAACACCTTCTACGCGATCACAGGTTCGAGCGTTAACGTTGGTGACGGCGTGCAAGTCAGCGCCGGCCTCGGTGGCCTGATCGGTGTCAACCTGACCTTCGCTCCGACCGGGACCATTGATGGCGGCGCGGCCGGTACCAACACGCTTATCCTGCAAAACCCGATCGGCCTTGGCGGTGGCACGACCGGAACCGGCACGGCGTCCAGCTCGACCTACGTCAACTTCAACAACCTGACCCTCAACAGCGGCACCTGGACCTTGCAGGGACCACTGGTCAGCGGTGCGACCACGCTCAATGGCGGTGTTGCGCAGTTTAACAACAACGCCACTTTCGGCAGCGGTGTGATCACCTCCAATGGCGGGATCATTCAGGCCAGCAACGCCGGTCTGAACCTCAGCAATCTGATCTCGCTCGGCGCTGGCGGCCTGACCGTGCAAGGCACCAACGGCTCGACTCTGAGTGGCGTGATTTCCGGCAGCGGCGGCTTGACCAAGATTGGCAGCGGCCAGTTGAACCTCAACGGGATCAACACCTACACCGGTAACACTCTTCTCAACGGTGGCGTGGTGGCGGTGGGTAACAACTCGGCATTCAGCACTGGTGGCATTACCATCGGCGGCTCGACAAGTTTGTCGACGTCGGGACCGATTTCGCTGAGCAATGCGCTGACCCTAAACAGCACCATGACGGCGACCGGCACCGGTGCGCTGACCCTGGGCGGGGTGATCAGCGGCGCCGCCAACCTGACCAAAACCGGCAGCGGCAGCCTGACCCTCAACGGCATCAACACCTACACCGGGATTACCACCCTCAGTGCCGGTACCTTGCGTGTCGGCAACAACAACGCATTGGGCACCGGCGTGCTCAACACCAGCACCGGCACCAGCCTCGACAGTACCGCCAACGTGACTCTGGCCAACAACGTCGGTATCACCGGTGCACTGAACGTGCTCGGCAGCAATGCCCTGACGTTGTCCGGCATCGTCTCCGGCACCGGCGGCATTACCAAGAGCGGCAGCGCCAGCCTGACCCTGACCGGCAACAACACCAACAGCGGCACCACCGCCCTCAATGGCGGCACCTTGCTCGTCGGCAGCAACACCGCCCTCGGCACGAGTGCACTGAGCGCTGCCGCTGGCACTACGCTGGATGCGACCACGGCAGTGACGCTGGCCAATGCGCTGTCGCTGGCGGCGGATCTGACCATCGGCGGCACGCAGGCCCTGGGCTTGAGCGGCGTCATCAGCGGTGCCGGCAACCTGATCAAAAGCGGCACGGCCAACCTGACCCTCAGCGGCAACAACACCTTCTCCGGCGGCACTGCACTCAACAACGGCACACTGATCGTCGGCTCCAACACCGCGCTCGGTACCGGTGCACTGACCACGGCAACGGGCACTACTCTTGATGCCAGCACCACCGTGGCCCTGAGCAACGCCGTCGCCCTCGGCGGCAATCTGAACGTCGCCGGCAACGCCAACCTGACCCTCGGCGGTGTTGTCAGCGGCAGCGGCGGTTTGACCAAGAACGGCGCGGCCAACCTGATTCTCAATGGCGCCAACACTTTCAGTGGCGGCACCACCCTCAACGCCGGGACCCTGACCGTCGGCAATGCCGCCGCACTGGGTAGTGGCAGCCTGACCGTCGCGAATGCCGCGACCCTCGACAGCAACACCTCGGTCATCCTCAACAACAACGTTGCGCTCAACGGCAACCTGGCCATCGGCGGCAGCAGCGGCATGATCCTGGGCGGCGTGCTCAGCGGCGCCAGTCAGTTGATCAAGAACGGCACCGCCAACCTGACACTCAATGGCGCCAACACCTTCACCGGTGGCACTGCGCTCAACGCCGGCAGCCTGACCGTCGGCAACGGCGCGGCACTCGGCACCGGCACGCTGACCGTCGGTGGTGCGGGCGGCTCACTCAACAGCAGCGCCAACGTGACGCTGAACAACGCGATTGCGCTGAACGCCAACCTCACCGTCGGCGTCGCCAACCCGCTGACCCTTGGCGGGGTCATCAGCGGTGGCAGCAACCTGATCAAGGGCGGTACTTCGACCCTGACCCTGACCGGCAACAACACCTACACCGGCGCTACGTCACTGAATGCCGGGACACTGATTGTCGGCTCCAACACTGCCCTTGGCACCGGCGTGCTCAACGCCGGCAACACCACCACGCTGGACGCCAGCACCGCGACGAGCCTGGCCAACAACGTCAACCTCGGCGGTAACGTGACCATCGGCGGCAGCAACGCGCTGACCCTCGCCGGCGTGGTCTCCGGTGTCGGCGGCCTGACCAAAAGCGGCCCCGCCGACCTGATCCTCAACGGCGCCAACACCTACTTCGGCAACACCGCACTCAATGTCGGCAAACTGATCGTCGGCAGCAATACCGCGATCGGCAGCGGCGCATTGAACGCAGCGGCCGGCACCACGCTGGACACCAACACTGCCGTCACCCTGGGCAATCAGGTCAACCTCGCAGGCGCCATGAACATCGGCGGCAGTGCGGATCTGACCCTCACCGGCACCGTCGCCGGAGCCGGCAGCCTGGTGAAGAACGGTGCGGCCAATCTCAATCTGAATGGCACCAATACCTACGTCGGCGGCACCACGCTCAACGCCGGTAGTGTGACTGTCGGCAACAGTTCGGCGCTGGGCACCGGTGCCCTGACCGTCGGCGGTGCGGCGACGCTGGACAGCAGTTCGCCGCTGGCCAGTCTGGCCAACGCGGTGGTGCTCAATGCGGCACTGAGCGTCGGCGGCACCCAAGACCTGACCCTCGGCGGTGTGATCAGCGGCGCCGGTCAATTGATCAAGAACGGCGCGGCCAACCTGACAGTCAACGGCACCAACACCTACAGTGGTGGCAGCACGCTGAATGCGGGAACGCTGACACTGGGCTCGGCCGGTGCATTGGGCAGTGGCGGCTTGACCGTCGGCGGCGCTTCTACGCTGGATACCAGCACCGGGATGACCGTCGGTAACAACATCACCCTCAACGCCGGCCTGACCCTGGCCGGCAGCAACACCCTGAACCTCAGCGGCGTGATTGATGGCGCCGGCAGCCTGACCAAGGATGGCTTTGGCGATCTGACGCTCAGCGGCAACAATACTTTCACCGGCGCGCTGAACATCGCCTCCGGCAGCCTTACCACGGTGAGCAGCGGGGCGCTCGGCAACACCTCCGGCGCCAACATCAGCGCTGGTGCCAGTCTCTATCTCAACAGCAGCGCCAGCCTCGACGGGTTGAGCGGTAGCGGCAGTGTGCAAATCGCCGGCGGCAATACTCTGACCGTGGGCGGTGTGAGCAATACCAGCACCTTCGACGGCGACCTCGGTGGCAGCGGTGCGTTGACCAAAGTCGGTACCGGCACGCTGAACCTCACCGGCAGCAGCGGCATCACCGGCAACACCAACGTCAACGGCGGTACGCTGAATCTCACCGGATCGCTCGCCAGTTCCCAGCTCAACGTCAACAACGGCGCCACCCTCACAGGTACCGGTTCGGCACTGGGCTTCATCACCATCAACAGCGGTGGTCATCTGGCGCTGTCCTCGGGCAATACCCTGTCAGCCTCGTCGCTGATCCTCACAGCCAACAGTAATGTCGACGCGAGCCTCGCCACGCCATCGACCACTTCGCTGATGAACATTGGCGGCAACCTGACCCTCGACGGCAATCTCAACGTCACCGATGCTGGCGGTTTCGGTGTCGGGGTCTACCGCTTGTTCAACTACATCGGTGCGCTGACCGACAACGGTCTGACCGTGGCCGGTGTGCCGGTGGGCTACGGCCTCGGCGACATCCTCGTGCAGACCCTGGGCAATCAGGTCAACCTTATCGTGTCGGCGCCGAACACCAACCTGCGTTTCTGGGACGGTAGCCAGACGATTCCGAACGGCACGGTGGATGGTGGCAGCGGAACGTGGAATGCCGGCGGCACCAACTGGACCAATTCCAACGGCACGCTGAACCAGACCTGGGCCGGCGACTTCGCGGTGTTCCAGGGCACGGCGGGCACGGTGTCGGTCAACGGCACGCAACTGTTTACCGGGATGCAATTCCTCACCGATGGCTACAACGTGGTCAACGGCACGTCGGGTCTGCTGACCGCCGTCAACGGCAGCGGTGGCACCACGGCGATGCGCGTTGATCCGGGCGTGACCGCCACGGTCGGCGTGAACATCGACGGCAGCGGCATTATCAACAAACTCGACGCGGGCACCCTGGTGCTTAACGGCGCCAACAGTTATAGCGGTGGCACGCAACTGGACGGCGGCACGCTGGTGGTCGGCAGCAACACCGCACTGGGCACCGGCGCGTTGATCGCCAATGCCGGCACGCAACTGGACAGCAACACCGCCGTGACACTGGCCAACGCTGCCACGCTGAATGGCAACCTCACGGTGCTCGGCAGCAACGCGCTGACCCTCAACGGTGTCATTTCCGGCACCGGCGGTTTGATCAAGAACGGTTCAGCCAGCCTGACCCTCGGCGGCAATAACGCCTTCCTCGGCCCGGTGGCACTGAACGCGGGTGGGCTGATTCTGGCGTCGAACAGCGCGCTGGGCTCTGCCACCCTGAACGCGGCGAACGGCACTACCCTGGATGCCAGCGGCACCTTCACGGCGGGTAACGCGATCAACCTAGCGGGCAACGTCGGCATCGTCGGCAGCAACGATCTGACACTCAGCGGAGCCATCAACGGCGCCGGCAGCCTGACCAAGAACGGCGCAGCCAACCTGATCCTGTCCGGGGCCAACAACTTCCTCGGCGGCGTTACCCTGAATGCCGGCACCCTGACCGCCGGCAGCAATGGCGCCCTCGGTCTGGGCAACCTCACCGTGGCCGGGGCTTCGTCCCTGGACAGCAACACTTCGGTGTCCCTCGGCAACAACGTGGTGCTCAACGCCAACCTGACCAACACCGGCACCAGCGACGTGGCCCTCAGCGGCGTCGTCAGCGGCGCGGGTGGGTTGATCAAGAACGGCGCCTCCAACCTGACCCTCAACGGTATCAACAGCTATAGCGGCGGCACCACGCTGAACGCCGGCACCGTGACGCTTGGCACCTCGGCGGGCCTGGGCTCCGGCGCGGTGACTGTAGCGGGCGCGTCGACCCTCGATACCACTGCGCCGCTGGTGCTGGCCAACAACATCAACGTCAATGCCAACCTGAGCGTGGCCGGCAACAACAACCTGACCCTCGGCGGTGTGATTGCCGGTGCAGGCACCTTGACCAAGAATGGTTTGGCCGATCTGACGCTGTCCGGCAACAACACCTTCAGCGGCACCTTCGATGTGCAGTCCGGCAGCCTGACCACGCTGGGCAACTCGGCACTGGGCAGCAACGCCGGGGTCAATCTCGGCGCTGCGGCGACCCTCAACCTCGGCGGCTCCGGCAGCCTCGCCAGCCTGACCGGCAGCGGTACCGCACTGATCGGCGGCGGTAACACGCTGGGTATCGGCGGCAACAACGCCAGCAGCATTTTCGACGGCGTGCTCACCGGCGCCGGCGAGTTGAACAAACTCGGCACTGGCACCCTGACGCTGACCGGTATCAACAGCCTGACCGGTAATACCACCGTCAACGCCGGCACCTTGAACGTCAATGGCTCGCTCGACAGTGCCAGTGTGCTGGTCAACAGTGGCGGTACTCTGGCCGGCAGCGGCGCGCTCGGCGGGGCAGTGACGGTGGCTGATGGCGGGCATCTGGCCGGGGTCACCGGCAATACCCTGTCGGTGAATTCGCTGGTGCTCAACGCCAATTCCAACTTCGATGTCGGCCTCGGCACCCCGGTGTCCGGTGGCGGCAACGCACTGGTCAATGTCGGCGGCAACCTGACTCTCGACGGCACTCTCAACGTCAGCGACATCGGCGGCTTCGGCAGCGGCGTGTATCGCCTGATCAACTACACCGGCGGTCTCACCGACAACGGCATGCTGATCGGCACGGTGCCGGGCAGCGTCACCCCCGGCGACCTGACCCTGCAAACCGCGCTGGCCAACCAGATCAACCTGCTGGTCACCGCACCGGGCGTCACCGTGCAGTTCTGGGACGGCAATCAACTGATCGCCAACGGTTCGGTGGATGGCGGCAGCGGCACCTGGGGCACCGGCACCACCAACTGGACCGACGTCAACGGCACCACCAATCAGGCCTGGACCAACAACTTCGCGGTGTTCCAGGGCACTGCGGGCACGGTCACGGTCAACGGCGCACAAACCATCACCGGCATGCAGTTCGTCACCGATGGCTACAGCCTGCAAAACGGCACGGCGGGCTCACTGAATCTGGTCAACGGTTCGCTGGGCAATGCGACCGTGCGAGTAGACCCGAACGCCACCGCAACGATCGGTGTGGCGCTCAACGGCGCCGGTACACTCGGCAAATACGACACCGGCACGCTGGTGCTCAACGCGGCCAACGGTTACACCGGCGGCACCGCGCTCAATGGCGGCAAGATCGTGGTCGGCAACAACGCGGCGCTCGGTACTGGTGTGTTGACCGCCGCTAACGGCACCGCGCTGGACAGCCACACCGCTGTCACCCTCGGCAACGACGTGGTGCTCAATGGTGGCTTGACCGTCGCCGGCAGCAACGCGTTGACCCTCGGCGGCGTGGTCAGCGGCAGCGGCAGTCTGATCAAGACTGGCGCTTCCAGCCTGACCCTCAACGGCAGCAACACCTACAGCGGCGGCACCCAACTCGGTGGCGGCACGCTGATCCTCGGCAACAACAGCGCGTTGAGCAGCGGTGCGCTGAGCGTGACCGGCAACGGCAGCCTCGACAGCACTTCGGCGCTGCAACTGGCCAACGCCATCAACCTCGGTGCACAACTGACGCTTGCCGGTAACCAGAACACCAGCCTGATCGGCGCGATCACCGGCAGCGGCAGTCTGCTGAAAAACGGCACGGGTGACCTGGTGCTCAGCGGTGCCAACACCTACAGCGGTGGCACCACGCTGAACGGCGGCAACACCACGGGTGACTCCAGCAGCCTGCAAGGTGCGATCGTCAACAACGCGGCGCTGACCTTCGCGCAAAACGCCGACGGCAGCTACACCGGCAACCTCACCGGCACCGGCACGCTGAATAAAACCGGCAGCGGTCAGTTGCTGCTGACCGGCAACAACACCTTCACTGGCAACACTTCGGTGCAGGCCGGCAATCTGATCGTCAACGGTGTGCTCAACAGTGCCAACGTCAACGTCGCCAGCGGTGCGAAAATCGGCGGTGGCGGGCAGCTCGGCGGGGCGGTGCAACTGGCCAGCGGTGCAACCTTGCTCGGGGGTGGCACGGCGACGCCGTTGTCGGTCGGCTCGCTGGCGTTGTCCTCTGGCACTAATCTGGACTTCAGCCTCGGCTCGGCGGCCAGCTCCACTACCGTGGTCAATGTGGCAGGGAACCTGACCCTCGACGGCACCCTGAACATCAGCAACGCCGGCGGCTTCGGCACCGGGGTCTATCAACTGTTCAGTTACGGCGGCAGCCTGACCGACAACGGTCTGGTCTATGGCAGCCTGCCCGTGTCGGCAGCCAACCTGACCCTGCAAACCGCCATCGCCAATCAGATCAACCTGCTGGTGCAAGGCACGCCGGGTGAGGTGCAGTTCTGGAACGGTGGCACCACCAATCCGGATGGCAGCATCGGTGGCGGCAGCGGCGTGTGGGGCCCGGGCACCAATTGGACCGATCCGACCGGCACCCAGGCGTTGGCTTCCAACGGTCAGTTCGCCGTGTTTGGCGGGCAGGGCGGGACGGTCACCGTGCAGGGCAATCAGAACTTCACCGGCCTGCAATTCCTCGCCAGCGGTTACAGCCTGGTGCCAGGCGCGGGTGGCACGCTGACGCCGGTAAACGGAGCTGACGGCAGCCTGGCGCCAGTGCGCGTCAACGCTGGGGGCAGTGCGGAAATTTCCACCCCGCTGGTGGGGACTGGCGGCATCGAGAAACTCGATTCCGGCACCTTGATCCTCAGTGGCGCCAATACCTACAGCGGGGGCACCACCGTCAGCGGCGGTACGCTGATCGGTAATACCACCAGCCTGCAAGGCAACATCCTCAACAACGCCTCGCTGGTGTTCCAGCAGAACGTCAATGGTCAGTTCAACGGTCGCCTCAACGGTCTCGGCGCGATGCTCAAACGTGGTGCCGGGACCTTACTGTTGACCGGTGACCAACCGTTCAGCGGCACGGTGTCGGTCGATCAAGGCGTGCTGCAAGTCGGCAGCCGCGCCGCGCGGGCTTCGTTGGGAGGTCAAGTGACCGTGGCCAATGGCGCCGGACTGAGCGGTAACGGCAGCGTCGGCTCGGTGGTCAACCACGGTGTGGTGGCGTCGGGTGCCGAGGCCGGGACGTTGAGCGTGGCCGGCAACCTGACCAATGCCTCTGACGGCGTTTTGGCCTTGACGGTCAGTTCGCCAACCGCCACGCCATTGGCCGTTGGCGGCACGGCTTCGCTGGGCGGCGGTTTGCAGGTCAACTCGCTGGCACCGTTCACCGGCAATACCACCTACTCGCTGATTACTGCAGGCGGCGGTGTCACCGGCACGTTCAGCAGCGCCGATCTGCCGCAATACGCCTTCCTCGACAGTTCGCTGGTGTACGGTGCCGATTCGGTGACGCTGGCGGTCAGCCGCAACGGCAACTCGTTCGCCGATGTCGCCGCGACCGGCAACCAGAGCGCTACCGCTTCGGCGTTGTCGCGTAACGGCGCCGCCGGTGCGGCGTTGCAGAACCAGATCGTCAACCTCAGTGTGGCCGGTGCGCGCAACGCCTTCGACAGCCTGTCTGGCGAAATCCACGCCAGCACCGCCAGCGCGATTCTCGAAGATTCGCGATATGTGCGCGAAGCCGTCAACGATCGCATGCGTCAACCGTCGTGCAGTGCGCCGGATGATCCACGCCGTGCCCTGGCGCCAAGTGACAACCAACTGAGCAGCAACGGTTGCCATGGCGAAATGGTTGGCTGGGCTCGCGCACTCGGCGCCTGGGGTGAATCGGATGGCGACAGCAACAGCGCCAAACTTGATCGCAACCTCAGCGGCTTCCTGCTCGGCACCGACAAGCAGATCGATGACCAGTGGCGCGTGGGCATGGCCGCCGGTTACACCCGCAGCGATCTCGATGCCCATGATCGTCGTTCGGATGCCACGGTCGACAGCTACCACCTGGCCGCTTACCTCAACTCGCAGTTCGATGCTCTGGCAGTGCGCCTCGGCGCGGCTTACAGCTGGCACGACATCGAGACCAAACGCAACGTCAGCGTCGGCACTTACAACGACCGCTTGAAGGCCAACTACGATGCGCGCAGCGCCCAGGTGTTCGGTGAAGTCGGTTACACGATCGATGCCGCCGGGATTGCCCTGGAACCGTTCGCCGGTCTCGCCTACGTCAACTATGACACCGACAAGGCCAAGGAAAAGGGCGGCGTAGGGCGCCTGGAAGCGGATGCCGATCAAGACATCACGTTCTCGACCCTCGGCCTGCGCGCCGGCAAAGTCATCACCCTGAGCAACGGCGGGCAATTCACCCCGCGCGCGGCGATCGGCTGGCGGCATGCCTTCGGCGACACCAAACCTGACGCCGACCTGACCTTCATCGACGGCGGCGCCTCGTTCAGTACGCAGGGCGTGCCGATCGCCAAGGACAGCGCCATCGTCGAAGCCGGCGTGGACTTCCAGATCAGCCCGACCGGCAAACTCGGGGTCGGTTACTCAGGGCAACTGTCGAACGACAGCAACGATCACGCGATGACCATCAGCTTCAGCCTTGGCTTCTGA